In Miscanthus floridulus cultivar M001 chromosome 5, ASM1932011v1, whole genome shotgun sequence, one genomic interval encodes:
- the LOC136450204 gene encoding fructose-bisphosphate aldolase-lysine N-methyltransferase, chloroplastic-like, which translates to MASVSPAVSGSHHGRFLLPSSPRRLPRPRPRPRPRLRLAACHADILFPSSSSEARAPPAPAVEPSSESATDCFVDWLRARGLPPGKVDIRERPVPCLRDGKDLPLRYVAAGVDLQAGDVVFEVPMSLVVTLERVLGDESIAELLTNNKLSELACLALYLMYEKKQGKDSFWYPYIKELDRHRGRGQLAVESPLLWTESELDYLTGSPLKDEVVARDEAIRREYNELDTLWFMAGSLFQQYPFDIPTEAFPFEIFKQAFVAVQSCVVHLQKVSLARRFALVPLGPPLLTYKSNCKAMLTADGDSVRLVVDRPYKAGEPIIIWCGPQTNSRLVLNYGFVDEDNPFDRIAIEASLNTEDPQYQEKRMVAQRNGKLAIQNFNVYVGKEKQTVAEMLSYLRLGYISDPDEMQSILSSEGDTCPLSPCTERAVLDQLVGYLESRLAGYPTTLDEDEAMLADGSLEPKKEVATRLVRLEKKMLHACLQATNEFIDDLPDHTVSPCPAPYAPELK; encoded by the exons ATGGCCTCCGTCTCCCCCGCGGTCTCGGGCTCTCACCACGGCCGCTTCCTCCTCCCATCGTCCCCGCGCCGCCTCCCCCGGCCCCGCCCGCGCCCTCGTCCGCGCCTCCGCCTCGCCGCCTGCCACGCCGACATCCTCTTCCCCTCCTCATCATCGGAGGCCCGCGCACCGCCGGCCCCCGCGGTGGAGCCTTCCTCCGAATCTGCCACCGACTGCTTCGTCGACTGGCTGCGCGCGCGCGGCCTTCCCCCGGGCAAAGTGGACATCCGGGAGCGGCCAGTGCCCTGCTTGCGCGACGGCAAGGACCTGCCGCTGCGCTACGTCGCCGCCGGCGTCGACCTCCAG GCGGGGGATGTGGTGTTCGAGGTGCCAATGTCCCTAGTCGTCACGCTGGAGCGGGTGCTCGGGGACGAATCAATCG CTGAGTTGTTAACAAACAACAAGTTATCTGAGCTGGCATGCTTGGCATTGTATCTCATGTATGAGAAAAAGCAAGGAAAGGATTCATTTTGGTACCCCTACATTAAGGAACTTGACCGACATCGAGGAAGGGGGCAGCTGGCTGTTGAATCACCACTTCTATGGACTGAAAGTGAACTGGATTACCTTACTGGAAGCCCCTTGAAG GATGAAGTTGTTGCTAGAGATGAGGCAATAAGGAGAGAGTATAATGAGCTTGACACATTGTGGTTTATGGCAGGTTCACTATTTCAG CAATATCCTTTTGACATACCTACTGAGGCTTTTCCATTTGAAATATTCAAGCAGGCTTTTGTTGCCGTACAGTCTTGTGTGGTTCATTTGCAG AAAGTTAGTTTAGCTCGAAGGTTCGCGCTAGTTCCCTTGGGGCCGCCACTATTGACTTACAAGAGCAACTGCAAAGCAATGTTGACAGCTGATGGTGATTCTGTTCGATTGGTGGTAGATCGGCCATATAAAGCCGGAGAACCAATAATCATCTG GTGTGGACCCCAAACAAATTCCAGGCTTGTTCTGAATTATGGTTTTGTTGATGAAGACAATCCCTTTGATCGCATAGCAATTGAG GCATCTTTAAATACAGAAGATCCTCAATACCAAGAAAAGAGAATGGTTGCTCAGAGGAATGGAAAGCTTGCTATCCAAAATTTTAAT GTCTATGTAGGTAAAGAGAAACAAACTGTTGCAGAAATGCTGTCTTATTTGAGATTAGGATACATATCAGATCCAGATGAAATGCAGTCTATACTCTCTTCTGAAGGAGATACATGTCCA CTTAGTCCATGTACAGAGCGAGCTGTACTTGATCAACTTGTTGGTTACCTGGAATCTCGGTTGGCTGGTTATCCAACAACTTTGGATGAAGATGAAGCTATG TTGGCAGATGGCAGTTTGGAACCAAAGAAGGAAGTTGCCACTAGGCTTGtaaggttagagaagaagatGCTCCATGCCTGTCTACAGGCCACAAATGAGTTTATAGACGACTTGCCAGACCACACAGTATCACCTTGCCCTGCTCCATATGCCCCTGAACTGAAATGA
- the LOC136454901 gene encoding adenylate kinase 4-like, whose translation MTIRGPPGSGNGTQSPLIKDEYCLCHLATGDMLRAAVVAKTPLGIKAKEVVDKGELVSDGLVVELIDEAMKKPSCQKGFILDGFPRTVTQAQKLDEMLAKQGANVDKVLNFAIDDAILEERITGRWIHPASGRTYHTKFAPPKSPGVDDVTREPLIQRRDDTAEVLKSRLEAFHRQTEHVIDYYSKKGLVANLPAEKALMMKCPLFRLSMTCTKISWSGFLQNFTYANIMECPFCMNAQCCHRFGKLGNCLNNLCFE comes from the exons ATGACGATAAGAG GCCCACCTGGCTCTGGAAATGGTACTCAGTCTCCCCTTATTAAGGATGAATATTGCCTGTGCCATTTAGCCACTGGTGATATGCTGAGGGCTGCTGTGGTGGCCAAGACACCTCTAGGAATCAAAGCTAAAGAAGTTGTGGATAAG GGGGAGCTTGTTTCAGATGGCTTGGTTGTGGAGCTTATTGATGAAGCTATGAAGAAACCCTCATGCCAGAAAGGTTTCATTCTTGATGGCTTCCCTAGAACTGTCACTCAAGCACAGAAG CTCGATGAGATGTTGGCAAAGCAAGGTGCTAATGTTGACAAGGTCCTGAACTTTGCAATTGATGATGCTATATTGGAAGAACGGATTACTGGTCGTTGGATCCACCCAGCCAGTGGTAGGACTTACCATACAAAATTTGCACCTCCAAAGTCTCCAGGAGTTGATGAT gtAACTAGAGAGCCATTGATTCAAAGGAGAGATGACACAGCCGAGGTTTTGAAGTCAAGGCTTGAAGCCTTCCACAGACAAACCGAGCAT GTGATTGACTATTACTCCAAGAAGGGCTTGGTGGCGAATCTGCCCGCAGAGAAAGCCCTCATGATGAAGTGTCCACTCTTCAGGTTAAGCATGACATGTACCAAAATCTCTTGGTCTGGGTTTCTTCAAAATTTTACTTACGCCAACATCATGGAGTGTCCTTTTTGTATGAATGCACAATGTTGTCACCGCTTTGGCAAGCTCGGGAACTGTCTGAATAATCTCTGTTTCGAATGA